One Melanotaenia boesemani isolate fMelBoe1 chromosome 8, fMelBoe1.pri, whole genome shotgun sequence DNA segment encodes these proteins:
- the rgs20 gene encoding regulator of G-protein signaling 20 isoform X2, translating to MGSERMEMRKRQMSVQQESAAGGTAPTQQDQPGQANPRGSNACCFCWCCCCSCSWNEDRDDRNRKASYDVKEGTADCEDCPKPTLEEVRLWGQSFDQLMCCPAGRNSFRQFLRTEFSEENMLFWLACEEFSKEANKSAVEEKARVIYEDYISILSPKEVSLDSRVREAINRNMLEPTSHTFDDAQLQIYTLMQRDSYPRYMNSPAYKNLLNTLSEQSPES from the exons ATGGGATCAGAACGGATGGAGATGCGAAAGAGGCAGATGTCGGTGCAGCAGGAGTCGGCAGCGGGGGGAACTGCACCGACCCAGCAGGACCAGCCGGGCCAGGCCAACCCACGGGGCTCGAATGCATGTTGCTTttgctggtgttgctgctgTAGCTGTTCCTG GAATGAAGACCGGGATGACAGGAATCGAAAAGCATCGTATGACGTTAAGGAAGGGACCGCAGACTGTGAAGACTG TCCTAAGCCCACGTTGGAGGAGGTGCGCTTATGGGGGCAGTCGTTTGATCAGCTGATGTGTTGCCCAGCGGGGAGAAACTCTTTCCGGCAATTTCTTCGCACTGAGTTCAGTGAGGAGAACATGCTGTTCTGGCTAGCCTGCGAGGAGTTCAGCAAAGAGGCCAATAAGAGTGCTGTAGAGGAGAAGGCCCGAGTCATCTACGAGGACTACATCTCCATTCTCTCGCCAAAAGAG GTGAGCCTTGACTCGCGGGTCCGTGAGGCGATAAACAGGAACATGCTGGAGCCCACCTCTCACACGTTTGACGATGCCCAGCTGCAGATCTACACGCTAATGCAAAGAGACTCGTATCCCCGTTACATGAACTCCCCAGCCTACAAAAACCTGCTCAACACTCTGTCAGAGCAGTCCCCTGAATCTTAG
- the rgs20 gene encoding regulator of G-protein signaling 20 isoform X1: protein MPCASVLKQWEIRPTSVLRVIKRTRALMWQWTRRLVQACRRSVGYQVNYNGPNQEEQEMVCLEPMGSERMEMRKRQMSVQQESAAGGTAPTQQDQPGQANPRGSNACCFCWCCCCSCSWNEDRDDRNRKASYDVKEGTADCEDCPKPTLEEVRLWGQSFDQLMCCPAGRNSFRQFLRTEFSEENMLFWLACEEFSKEANKSAVEEKARVIYEDYISILSPKEVSLDSRVREAINRNMLEPTSHTFDDAQLQIYTLMQRDSYPRYMNSPAYKNLLNTLSEQSPES from the exons ATGCCATGTGCTAGTGTGTTGAAGCAGTGGGAGATCAGGCCCACGTCTGTGCTACGGGTGATCAAACGCACCAGGGCCCTGATGTGGCAGTGGACACGGAGACTAGTCCAGGCCTGCCGCCGTAGCGTGGGGTACCAAGTCAACTACAATGGCCCGAACCAAGAGGAACAGGAGATGGTGTGCCTTGAG CCCATGGGATCAGAACGGATGGAGATGCGAAAGAGGCAGATGTCGGTGCAGCAGGAGTCGGCAGCGGGGGGAACTGCACCGACCCAGCAGGACCAGCCGGGCCAGGCCAACCCACGGGGCTCGAATGCATGTTGCTTttgctggtgttgctgctgTAGCTGTTCCTG GAATGAAGACCGGGATGACAGGAATCGAAAAGCATCGTATGACGTTAAGGAAGGGACCGCAGACTGTGAAGACTG TCCTAAGCCCACGTTGGAGGAGGTGCGCTTATGGGGGCAGTCGTTTGATCAGCTGATGTGTTGCCCAGCGGGGAGAAACTCTTTCCGGCAATTTCTTCGCACTGAGTTCAGTGAGGAGAACATGCTGTTCTGGCTAGCCTGCGAGGAGTTCAGCAAAGAGGCCAATAAGAGTGCTGTAGAGGAGAAGGCCCGAGTCATCTACGAGGACTACATCTCCATTCTCTCGCCAAAAGAG GTGAGCCTTGACTCGCGGGTCCGTGAGGCGATAAACAGGAACATGCTGGAGCCCACCTCTCACACGTTTGACGATGCCCAGCTGCAGATCTACACGCTAATGCAAAGAGACTCGTATCCCCGTTACATGAACTCCCCAGCCTACAAAAACCTGCTCAACACTCTGTCAGAGCAGTCCCCTGAATCTTAG